One stretch of Fervidobacterium thailandense DNA includes these proteins:
- a CDS encoding M15 family metallopeptidase — MKKDLECLHTELKEKARQFIKICKTIGIEVLIYNTCRTLLEQEALFLQGRADIETVNRARQKAGLPPISPKENVIVTYTKLSPHCFGLAFDFVPVKDGKPVWNDLVLWEKCGSVAEKLDLVWGGRWKNFKDYPHVELKDWKKFAKVV, encoded by the coding sequence ATGAAGAAAGACTTAGAATGCCTTCACACAGAGTTGAAAGAAAAAGCAAGACAGTTCATCAAAATATGCAAGACTATAGGTATTGAGGTTCTCATTTACAACACGTGCAGAACGCTTCTGGAGCAGGAAGCACTCTTTCTGCAAGGCCGCGCGGACATTGAAACGGTTAATCGTGCAAGACAAAAGGCAGGATTACCACCGATTAGCCCGAAAGAAAACGTAATCGTCACCTACACTAAGCTTTCCCCTCATTGCTTCGGTTTGGCCTTCGACTTTGTGCCCGTTAAAGATGGAAAACCGGTGTGGAACGACCTTGTGCTGTGGGAAAAATGCGGTTCAGTGGCCGAAAAACTGGATCTTGTTTGGGGTGGACGCTGGAAAAACTTTAAAGATTATCCGCACGTTGAGTTAAAAGATTGGAAAAAATTCGCAAAGGTGGTATAA
- a CDS encoding AAA family ATPase encodes MTVQEAKHLAEKIMMAGEIPLLIGHFGVGKTDIARQIAAEHGRKLVILVLSQMEPGDLIGLPVRDESKTRFLPPDWWPEDGNVLILLDEINRAHRSIRNAIMQLLVDKRIHNHILPDGVWLMASMNPPDENYDQVELITDPAFLSRFFILEIHPDIGEWIEWAKKNNVPQEIIDFIGKFPEFLSVNCTVSLKATIKPSPRSWYKLGKVLALLDDNEKREYGYVLASGIVGPEAAKVFIDKVTLNIPGAIDVLLEGKIPSEMSIHEANGLLVRLVDFIGKIEDTDLQHLLEKVDTVADNLVKLSQVVPRDSFEAFTRMLVSLSNTPGLKGEFCDNLLRKIVTKIQG; translated from the coding sequence TTGACTGTACAAGAAGCCAAGCACTTAGCGGAAAAGATAATGATGGCTGGCGAGATACCGCTCCTTATCGGACACTTCGGAGTTGGGAAGACCGATATTGCGCGGCAAATCGCGGCCGAGCACGGTAGGAAACTCGTAATTCTCGTGCTTTCTCAAATGGAACCTGGAGATCTAATCGGGTTACCTGTCAGGGATGAATCAAAGACCCGATTCCTACCGCCGGATTGGTGGCCTGAGGATGGGAACGTGCTCATCTTGCTCGATGAGATAAATCGAGCTCACCGGAGCATCCGAAACGCCATCATGCAACTACTTGTCGATAAGCGAATCCACAACCACATCCTACCCGACGGAGTTTGGCTGATGGCCTCGATGAATCCACCCGATGAAAATTACGATCAGGTTGAACTCATCACTGATCCCGCTTTTCTATCGAGGTTCTTCATTCTGGAAATCCATCCGGACATTGGAGAATGGATCGAGTGGGCGAAGAAGAATAACGTACCTCAGGAAATCATCGATTTCATAGGTAAGTTTCCAGAGTTTCTCTCGGTTAACTGCACAGTGTCGTTGAAAGCTACGATAAAGCCAAGTCCGAGGAGCTGGTACAAACTTGGAAAAGTTCTCGCACTGCTGGACGATAACGAAAAAAGAGAATACGGATACGTGTTGGCAAGTGGAATCGTAGGTCCGGAGGCTGCGAAGGTCTTCATCGACAAAGTCACGCTGAACATCCCAGGTGCGATCGACGTACTTTTGGAAGGTAAGATTCCCTCCGAAATGAGCATTCACGAAGCGAATGGACTACTCGTGCGTCTTGTCGATTTCATCGGAAAGATCGAGGATACCGATTTACAGCACCTACTCGAGAAAGTGGATACTGTGGCAGACAACCTTGTTAAATTGTCACAAGTTGTTCCAAGGGATAGTTTTGAGGCCTTCACGCGCATGTTGGTGAGCTTGTCAAATACTCCAGGCCTAAAGGGTGAGTTTTGCGATAACCTTCTCCGTAAAATCGTAACGAAAATCCAAGGCTAA
- a CDS encoding SMC-Scp complex subunit ScpB, with amino-acid sequence MPKSREISNDPSKNKALIEALIFASRGITLEQLAQVSGIDKEEVGRIVEELIEEYKKPIHGVELKEIEGFFRFYTKSDFSDWISKVARKRHLGSLTPAQLEIAIFLAVKKGATKFEIDSMRGRDSANLLRQLLSSGVIKRRKVGRGYVYSLTETFKDESMIEELIRQAGGASFEALLATVNEETTSTNAGESQVRVASDPITESSISNLSEGQTEDRNLEPEEESR; translated from the coding sequence ATGCCTAAATCAAGGGAGATTTCAAACGATCCATCGAAGAATAAGGCTCTTATCGAAGCCTTAATATTTGCGTCCAGGGGAATAACTCTGGAACAGCTTGCGCAAGTTTCTGGGATTGACAAGGAAGAGGTAGGAAGAATTGTAGAGGAACTCATCGAGGAGTACAAAAAGCCCATTCACGGTGTCGAACTTAAGGAAATTGAAGGTTTTTTCAGATTTTACACAAAGAGCGATTTTTCAGACTGGATCTCCAAAGTTGCCCGAAAACGCCACTTGGGTAGTTTGACGCCCGCCCAGCTGGAAATAGCAATTTTCCTAGCTGTTAAGAAAGGTGCCACGAAGTTCGAAATCGACAGTATGCGTGGAAGGGACTCTGCAAACCTGCTCAGGCAACTACTTTCATCCGGTGTTATCAAGAGGAGAAAAGTCGGCCGAGGGTACGTCTACAGCCTAACGGAAACATTCAAAGACGAGAGTATGATAGAAGAACTCATCAGACAAGCAGGTGGTGCCTCGTTCGAGGCGTTACTGGCAACGGTAAATGAGGAGACGACGAGTACCAACGCGGGCGAGTCCCAAGTCCGTGTTGCGAGCGATCCTATTACTGAAAGCTCGATTAGTAACCTTTCGGAAGGTCAAACGGAAGACCGAAATTTGGAACCCGAGGAGGAATCGCGTTGA
- a CDS encoding segregation and condensation protein A, producing MELLFKLEQFEGPLDLLVYLVQKKQIDIRQLSISQLADEFVFYLRQMEQMNLNVTSEFIATAAYLLELKSKSLLPTMSERERKEYERSKELLFRRIEEYARLKELVEYVSSKENVDEYPVKVAYIFPKVDERKLVRIVKAALQEVDVKQKVYVIKREKYSIEKIMEEIEQNYEVVHLYELLRQSQSRYEVIVKFLAVLELIRFEKFTIDDKLRLMKKKTKVSGDVHA from the coding sequence TTGGAACTACTTTTCAAACTTGAACAATTCGAAGGGCCTTTAGATCTTTTGGTGTACCTCGTTCAAAAAAAGCAAATCGATATCCGCCAGTTGTCGATCTCGCAACTGGCGGATGAGTTTGTATTTTACTTAAGGCAGATGGAACAGATGAACCTCAACGTAACTTCGGAATTCATCGCAACGGCGGCGTATTTACTCGAGCTGAAATCAAAAAGTTTGCTCCCCACAATGAGTGAGAGGGAACGTAAAGAGTACGAGCGTAGCAAAGAACTCCTCTTCAGAAGGATCGAAGAATACGCCCGACTTAAAGAGTTGGTGGAATACGTCTCCAGCAAAGAAAACGTCGACGAATACCCTGTGAAAGTCGCGTACATATTTCCGAAAGTCGACGAAAGAAAGCTTGTCCGGATAGTGAAAGCTGCGTTACAAGAAGTCGATGTGAAACAAAAAGTGTACGTTATTAAGCGGGAGAAGTATTCTATCGAGAAGATAATGGAAGAAATTGAGCAAAACTATGAAGTCGTCCACTTATACGAACTCCTACGTCAGAGCCAGTCGCGCTACGAGGTCATCGTGAAGTTCCTTGCTGTTCTCGAGCTGATCCGATTTGAGAAATTCACGATAGATGATAAATTAAGGTTGATGAAAAAGAAGACCAAAGTCTCAGGTGATGTCCATGCCTAA
- a CDS encoding CBS domain-containing protein, producing MKALRWVNTFFPKVKSTALISDALHEMRKYACDYCIVVDEDGKFEGLLHKSIIKEVEMDEKVGDHVVFPDFYVVEDSTIEEAAMMLIENKETILPVVNSNSEVIGVLTIQEVLEAMTEIAAMDEPGIRINLTLPDRPGELKKVIDVLASNKINILSILTLKDNDSRLVSIKVDSRDAESVAGILEVYEISYESIVEEEGFF from the coding sequence ATGAAAGCACTCAGATGGGTCAACACGTTTTTTCCGAAGGTCAAGTCCACAGCCTTGATCTCGGACGCACTACACGAGATGAGGAAGTACGCGTGTGACTACTGTATTGTGGTAGATGAAGACGGAAAATTCGAAGGATTACTCCACAAGTCCATAATCAAAGAAGTTGAAATGGACGAGAAAGTTGGCGACCACGTTGTGTTTCCCGATTTTTACGTTGTGGAGGACTCAACGATCGAGGAAGCGGCGATGATGCTGATTGAGAACAAGGAAACGATCCTACCGGTAGTGAATTCCAACAGCGAGGTCATAGGTGTGCTGACGATCCAGGAAGTGCTCGAGGCTATGACGGAGATCGCCGCCATGGACGAACCAGGTATCAGGATTAACCTGACGTTGCCGGACCGCCCTGGGGAACTAAAGAAAGTTATCGATGTTCTGGCCAGCAACAAAATCAACATACTGTCCATACTGACCTTGAAGGACAACGATAGCAGGCTTGTATCGATAAAAGTAGACAGTCGGGATGCCGAGAGCGTGGCTGGTATCCTGGAAGTTTACGAAATATCCTACGAATCCATAGTTGAAGAAGAAGGATTCTTCTAA
- the coaBC gene encoding bifunctional phosphopantothenoylcysteine decarboxylase/phosphopantothenate--cysteine ligase CoaBC translates to MNVVLGVSSGIAIYKAVDLVSKMRKEGWNVQVIMTENAAKLINPVVFSAVGNCKVFTDTYEIENGWIIHTELSKWADVFVVAPATANTIAKLAHGFADNLLTTTALAFQKPSKIVVPTMNTRMYENPATIENLKRLQQLGWYVLEPESGHLACGESGKGRYPENEKIMEFIKIVVSEKPLAGKKVLVTAGPTQEEIDPVRFISNHSSGKMGYAIAKVAKMLGASVCLISGPTCLSVPYFIDEVVFVKSAGEMYREVLDRAEQYDILIMCAAVADYTPAQRSGSKIKKIEDKLVLELVKTPDILATLGQVKKENQVVVGFAAETEHVVENAIEKLIKKNVDIIVANDVSEAMGKDTNHVYVISKNKAVVEVEGTKEEVAKELLLRICENFC, encoded by the coding sequence ATGAACGTAGTTCTTGGGGTAAGTTCAGGAATAGCTATATATAAAGCCGTTGATTTGGTAAGTAAGATGAGAAAAGAGGGTTGGAATGTTCAGGTCATTATGACGGAGAACGCCGCAAAGCTTATAAATCCGGTGGTTTTCTCGGCGGTTGGTAACTGCAAGGTTTTCACCGATACGTACGAAATTGAGAACGGTTGGATCATCCACACCGAACTCTCAAAGTGGGCGGACGTCTTCGTTGTAGCACCGGCGACGGCTAATACGATAGCGAAACTTGCCCACGGATTCGCAGACAACTTGCTCACAACAACAGCGCTGGCGTTCCAGAAACCTTCGAAAATAGTCGTTCCAACTATGAATACGCGGATGTACGAAAACCCTGCGACTATCGAAAATCTGAAACGCCTGCAGCAATTGGGATGGTACGTACTTGAGCCGGAGAGCGGGCACCTGGCATGTGGTGAAAGTGGAAAAGGACGGTATCCCGAGAATGAAAAAATAATGGAATTCATAAAAATTGTTGTGAGCGAAAAACCGTTAGCTGGGAAAAAGGTTTTGGTTACAGCCGGACCAACTCAGGAAGAAATCGATCCGGTACGTTTCATTTCGAATCACTCAAGTGGAAAGATGGGATATGCCATTGCTAAGGTGGCCAAAATGCTTGGAGCAAGCGTATGTCTCATCAGTGGTCCGACCTGTTTGAGTGTTCCGTACTTTATTGACGAGGTAGTTTTTGTCAAGAGTGCAGGCGAAATGTACCGCGAAGTTTTGGACAGAGCCGAACAATATGATATACTAATTATGTGTGCAGCCGTTGCAGACTATACTCCGGCGCAACGAAGTGGCAGTAAAATCAAGAAGATAGAGGATAAACTGGTGCTTGAATTGGTGAAAACACCCGACATTCTCGCGACCTTAGGTCAAGTGAAAAAGGAAAACCAAGTCGTTGTAGGTTTTGCCGCGGAAACGGAACATGTCGTTGAAAACGCTATCGAAAAGTTGATCAAGAAGAACGTTGACATAATAGTCGCAAACGATGTCTCCGAGGCGATGGGAAAGGACACAAACCATGTGTACGTAATTTCGAAAAATAAAGCAGTTGTTGAAGTGGAAGGAACGAAAGAAGAAGTCGCAAAGGAGTTGTTGCTCAGGATATGCGAAAACTTCTGTTAA
- a CDS encoding ABC transporter substrate-binding protein, with protein MRRTLVGVLLSILVISTFATIKIGALLPLTGGVSAYGELVKKGIELAHEQKPKVLGQDIEIIYMDTRSEKTEAANGMARLIDQQKVIAVIGEVISGNSIAAGEIAEKKKIPMVSPTATNPIVTQGKKFVSRVCFIDPVQGTALAEFAFKTLKVTKAVVFTDIEQDYSVGLSNFFMERFQKYGGQVLQVRYKSGDQEFSSQLSQALAFGAQAIVITGYYNEIALIAQQARALGYKGFFLAGDGADAPELIKIAGQAVEGLYFTSHFHPDAPVTPVTKPFVEAFMKKYGSRPSTLSALGYDAYMLIVEAIERAKTTKPEVIATAIRSIKNFQGATGTITIDQNGNAIKDVVIIQVKNQNFAFAAKISASALK; from the coding sequence ATGAGGAGAACGCTCGTGGGGGTTTTACTTTCTATCCTCGTAATTTCCACTTTTGCCACTATCAAGATAGGTGCACTACTACCTCTCACCGGCGGAGTTTCCGCTTACGGTGAACTTGTCAAGAAAGGTATCGAACTCGCACACGAACAGAAACCGAAAGTACTTGGTCAAGATATAGAGATCATCTACATGGACACCAGAAGTGAGAAGACTGAAGCGGCGAACGGTATGGCGAGGTTGATCGACCAGCAGAAAGTTATTGCGGTTATCGGTGAGGTTATCAGCGGAAACTCGATTGCGGCCGGAGAAATCGCTGAGAAGAAGAAAATTCCAATGGTGAGCCCGACTGCGACGAATCCGATCGTAACACAGGGAAAGAAGTTCGTTTCGCGCGTTTGCTTCATCGACCCCGTCCAGGGAACGGCTCTTGCGGAGTTTGCCTTCAAGACGCTAAAAGTAACGAAAGCCGTTGTTTTCACCGATATCGAGCAGGACTACAGCGTCGGACTTTCAAACTTCTTTATGGAAAGATTCCAGAAATACGGTGGTCAAGTGCTTCAGGTCAGATACAAATCGGGTGACCAAGAGTTCAGTTCGCAGCTTTCCCAAGCACTGGCGTTCGGAGCGCAGGCTATTGTGATTACCGGTTATTACAACGAAATAGCCCTGATTGCACAGCAGGCCAGGGCACTGGGATACAAGGGCTTCTTCCTTGCTGGTGACGGTGCAGACGCTCCCGAGTTGATAAAAATCGCAGGACAAGCTGTTGAGGGGCTCTACTTCACCAGCCACTTCCACCCGGATGCTCCAGTTACACCGGTCACCAAACCGTTCGTCGAAGCGTTTATGAAAAAGTACGGCTCAAGGCCATCGACATTGTCGGCGCTCGGTTACGATGCTTATATGCTCATCGTTGAGGCAATCGAGAGAGCGAAGACGACAAAACCAGAGGTCATCGCTACCGCGATCAGGAGCATCAAGAATTTCCAAGGGGCTACGGGTACGATAACGATAGATCAGAATGGAAACGCAATTAAGGATGTAGTTATAATCCAAGTCAAGAACCAGAATTTCGCTTTTGCCGCGAAGATTTCGGCAAGTGCACTGAAGTAA
- a CDS encoding ABC transporter substrate-binding protein, producing the protein MKRYLVILLAFVVAVVFADIKIGVLLPLTGGISAFGEWTKKGIELAREHRPTVLGEKVVLVYADTRSEKTEAANAMARLTDKEKVVAVIGEIASSNSMAAAEIAESRKIPQVAVTSTNPLVTQGKKFVSRVCFIDPLQGTALAEFAANTLKAKKVTIFVDIEQDYSVGLTNYFTERFEGKYRGKVQKVQYKSGDQEFSAQISQAIAFGSDVIMFTGYYNEIALAAQQARAMGYKGYFIAGDGADAPELIKIGGKTVEGLYFTTHYVPEAAKTKKAKDFVESFKKKYGTLPAMNAALGYDAYMLILDAIERAKSKDPVKINNAIRSTKNFEGVSGLITIDENGNAIKPVVIVQVKNGKFTYVTSIEPAQLK; encoded by the coding sequence ATGAAGAGGTACTTAGTAATTTTACTGGCGTTTGTAGTGGCGGTGGTCTTTGCGGATATAAAGATAGGAGTACTTCTCCCGCTAACCGGTGGTATTTCGGCGTTTGGTGAGTGGACGAAAAAGGGTATCGAGCTTGCCAGAGAGCACCGTCCGACTGTGCTTGGTGAAAAGGTTGTGTTGGTTTACGCGGATACCAGGAGTGAGAAGACGGAAGCAGCGAACGCGATGGCGCGATTAACGGACAAGGAGAAGGTTGTTGCCGTTATCGGAGAAATCGCAAGTAGCAACAGTATGGCCGCTGCAGAGATTGCCGAGAGTAGAAAGATACCACAAGTTGCTGTAACTTCCACGAATCCTCTTGTGACGCAAGGAAAGAAGTTTGTTTCGAGGGTTTGTTTTATCGACCCACTCCAAGGAACAGCTCTCGCGGAATTTGCTGCAAACACACTGAAAGCCAAGAAAGTTACGATTTTCGTGGATATCGAACAGGACTACAGCGTTGGGTTGACAAATTACTTCACTGAACGTTTCGAAGGAAAGTACAGAGGTAAGGTGCAGAAAGTTCAGTACAAGTCCGGTGACCAAGAATTCAGTGCGCAGATTTCCCAGGCAATAGCTTTCGGAAGCGATGTTATCATGTTTACGGGTTATTATAACGAAATCGCCTTGGCAGCTCAACAAGCCAGAGCGATGGGTTACAAGGGCTATTTCATTGCTGGGGACGGTGCGGACGCCCCCGAGCTAATTAAAATAGGTGGTAAGACCGTCGAGGGGTTGTACTTCACAACGCACTACGTTCCGGAAGCCGCTAAGACCAAGAAAGCAAAGGACTTTGTCGAAAGTTTCAAGAAAAAATACGGAACTTTGCCTGCCATGAACGCTGCTCTTGGTTACGATGCGTACATGCTGATACTCGATGCCATCGAACGTGCAAAATCCAAGGATCCGGTTAAAATCAACAACGCTATCAGAAGTACGAAGAACTTTGAAGGAGTCAGCGGACTTATCACGATCGATGAGAATGGTAACGCTATCAAGCCTGTTGTCATAGTCCAAGTTAAGAATGGCAAATTCACTTACGTCACGAGTATCGAACCGGCTCAGCTCAAGTGA